The Stygiolobus azoricus genome window below encodes:
- a CDS encoding M20/M25/M40 family metallo-hydrolase — MDYLKDLFEFLKIDTTSAKGKGEEGARFLVDYMKENGIEAELIQHKSKNPYVYGEINVGASKTLLIYNHYDVQPVEPLDKWNTDPFNPVIKDNKIYARGVGDDKGSLLARLQAIIDLMKENKLKINIKFLYEGEEEIGSPNMEDFLKDYHEKFKADYILWEGSGRAPNNAPQIVLGVKGLLYVELRKKTPKDLHSMYAPIAENPVWDLVYVLRSLRDESGRVLIPHFYDKVKKLTEEEKRYLNIDERYLEQAIEQKVQEGGMLRLVEEPTCNIAGIYGGYTGEGSKTVIPSYSFVKIDFRLVPDQDPEEVLKLLKEYIAPYGIEIVKYGSVRPYRTSINSEIARALINSAKRVYGVEPIVLPNSPGTGPMEMISRHLNIKQIADGVGVDNYGSNIHSFNENIYVDDYKLGMMWMKELLAELSR; from the coding sequence GTGGACTACCTCAAGGACTTGTTTGAATTCCTCAAGATAGACACTACATCGGCTAAAGGAAAAGGAGAAGAAGGGGCGAGATTTCTCGTCGATTACATGAAAGAAAATGGTATCGAGGCAGAGTTAATACAACATAAATCTAAGAACCCTTACGTTTACGGAGAAATAAACGTGGGAGCCTCAAAAACTCTCCTAATTTACAACCACTACGACGTCCAACCGGTAGAACCGTTAGACAAGTGGAACACAGACCCGTTCAACCCCGTTATTAAAGATAATAAAATCTATGCAAGAGGGGTAGGTGACGATAAAGGATCACTCCTCGCAAGGTTACAAGCTATAATAGACCTGATGAAAGAGAATAAACTAAAAATAAACATTAAATTTCTATACGAAGGAGAGGAAGAGATCGGAAGTCCTAATATGGAGGATTTCCTAAAGGACTATCACGAGAAGTTTAAGGCTGACTACATACTATGGGAAGGTTCAGGTAGGGCTCCTAACAACGCCCCTCAAATAGTCTTAGGAGTTAAGGGCTTGTTGTATGTGGAGTTGAGAAAAAAGACTCCTAAAGACCTCCATTCTATGTATGCACCGATTGCAGAGAATCCAGTATGGGATCTAGTCTACGTGCTGAGGTCATTAAGAGACGAGAGCGGAAGAGTCTTAATCCCTCACTTTTACGATAAAGTAAAGAAGTTAACAGAGGAAGAGAAGAGGTATCTCAACATAGACGAGCGCTATCTAGAACAAGCAATAGAACAGAAAGTTCAGGAGGGAGGAATGTTGAGACTGGTAGAGGAACCAACATGTAACATAGCAGGGATTTATGGAGGGTATACTGGAGAGGGTTCTAAAACTGTAATACCCTCTTATTCCTTCGTTAAGATAGACTTCAGGTTGGTCCCAGATCAAGATCCTGAGGAAGTTCTGAAACTACTGAAAGAGTATATAGCTCCTTACGGGATTGAAATCGTAAAGTATGGCTCCGTAAGACCTTACAGAACGTCGATAAACAGTGAGATAGCAAGGGCTTTAATAAACTCAGCAAAAAGAGTGTATGGTGTTGAACCCATTGTGTTACCTAACAGTCCAGGTACCGGGCCTATGGAAATGATCAGTAGGCACTTGAACATTAAACAAATAGCTGATGGGGTCGGAGTAGATAACTACGGTTCTAATATTCACTCCTTTAATGAGAACATATACGTAGACGATTATAAACTGGGAATGATGTGGATGAAAGAGTTACTAGCGGAGTTGAGCCGTTAA